Proteins from a genomic interval of Streptomyces sp. NBC_00820:
- a CDS encoding BlaI/MecI/CopY family transcriptional regulator: MTDAKDERRPAGELEASVMAALWAAGAPQTPGQVQLSLHADLARTTVTTILSRLHDKGVVERQRQGRGYAYYPVQDAHGLTARRMHTELDRDADRETVLARFVAQLSADDERILRDLLESDGQ, from the coding sequence ATGACCGACGCCAAGGACGAACGCCGGCCGGCCGGAGAACTCGAAGCGAGCGTCATGGCCGCCCTCTGGGCCGCCGGAGCCCCCCAGACACCCGGCCAGGTCCAGTTGAGCCTGCACGCCGACCTGGCCCGCACGACGGTGACGACCATCCTGTCCCGACTGCACGACAAGGGCGTCGTCGAGCGGCAGCGGCAGGGCCGCGGCTACGCCTACTACCCCGTCCAGGACGCCCACGGCCTCACCGCCCGCCGGATGCACACCGAACTCGACCGGGACGCCGACCGCGAGACCGTGCTCGCCCGCTTCGTCGCCCAGCTCAGCGCCGACGACGAGCGCATCCTGCGGGACCTCCTCGAATCCGACGGACAATGA